A window from Drosophila nasuta strain 15112-1781.00 chromosome 3, ASM2355853v1, whole genome shotgun sequence encodes these proteins:
- the LOC132793778 gene encoding ATP-dependent RNA helicase DHX8 codes for MEELQQLEYLSLVSKICTELDNHLGINDKDLAEFIIDLEEKHRSYESFRKALLDNGAEFPDSLVQNLQRIINLMRPTRAGGDAKSGNSEDFKKSDKKSQLMKMFPGLALPNDKYSNKNEDLEDKKDEERKESKNKQIFKNTEMSDVDAAMLELEALAPGENTMERNEVKESKRRQRSSSRERHRRKDRERSRNREKNRSRERGKDSDRDRDRYRDRDRNEDRDRDRERDRDGDRERDRDRDRDREHRRHRSRSREDRDRRRRRSSSRDRHDQRRKRSRSRDRDRSSRHQQEQEKMPPPAAAMSDDPEAGKIYSGKVANIVPFGCFVQLFGLRKRWEGLVHISQLRAEGRVTDVTEVVARNQTVKVKVMSLTGQKVSLSMKEVDQDSGRDLNPLSHAPEEDEMSLRDRNPDGPFASTSSILNLQGQNIDGDEHESRKRVTRISSPERWEIKQMISSGVLDRSEMPDFDEETGLLPKDEDDEADIEIEIVEEEPPFLSGHGRALHDLSPVRIVKNPDGSLAQAAMMQSALSKERREQKMLQREQEMEAVPSNLNKNWIDPLPEDDSSRHLAANMRGMGAAPQEVPEWKKHVIGGKKSSFGKKTDLTLVEQRQSLPIYKLRDDLIKAVTDNQILIVIGETGSGKTTQITQYLGECGFTARGKIGCTQPRRVAAMSVAKRVAEEYGCRLGQEVGYTIRFEDCTSPETVIKYMTDGMLLRECLMEAELKTYSVIMLDEAHERTIHTDVLFGLLKTAVQKRPELKLIVTSATLDAVKFSQYFFEAPIFTIPGRTFPVEVLYTKEPETDYLDASLITVMQIHLREPPGDILLFLTGQEEIDTACEILYERMKSLGPDVPELIILPVYSALPSEMQTRIFDPAPAGSRKVVIATNIAETSLTIDGIFYVVDPGFVKQKVYNSKTGMDSLVVTPISQAAAKQRAGRAGRTGPGKCYRLYTERAYRDEMLPTPVPEIQRTNLATTVLQLKTMGINDLLHFDFMDAPPVESLVMALEQLHSLSALDDEGLLTRLGRRMAEFPLEPNLSKMLIMSVALQCSDEILTIVSMLSVQNVFYRPKDKQALADQKKAKFNQAEGDHLTLLAVYNSWKNNKFSNAWCYENFVQIRTLKRSQDVRKQLLGIMDRHKLDVVSAGKNSVRIQKAICSGFFRNAAKKDPQEGYRTLVDSQVVYIHPSSALFNRQPEWVIYHELVQTTKEYMREVTTIDPKWLVEFAPSFFRFSDPTKLSKFKKNQRLEPLYNKYEEPNAWRISRVRRRRN; via the exons ATGGAGGAGTTGCAGCAATTGGAGTACCTGTCGTTGGTCTCGAAAATCTGCACAGAGCTCGACAATCACTTGGGCATAAATGACAAAGACTTGGCCGAGTTCATCATCGATTTAGAGGAGAAGCATCGCAGCTATGAATCTTTTCGCAAGGCTCTGCTCGACAATGGTGCCGAATTTCCCGATTCGCTTGTGCAAAACTTGCAGCGCATCATCAATTTAATGCGACCCACACGAGCAGGCGGCGATGCAAAATCTGGAAATAGTGAAGACTTTAAAAAGTCTGATAAAAAGTCACAGCTAATGAAAATGTTTCCTGGCTTGGCGTTACCAAATGACAAATACAGCAACAAGAACGAGGACCTGGAGGACAAGAAAGACGAGGAGCGCAAAGAATCCAAGAACAAACAGATTTTCAAAAACACCGAAATGAGCGATGTGGATGCAGCTATGCTGGAATTGGAGGCTCTGGCGCCTGGAGAGAATACAATGGAGCGGAATGAAGTCAAAGAGAGCAAGAGGAGGCAAAGATCCAGCTCAAGAGAGCGTCACAGGCGCAAAGATCGCGAGCGTAGTCGAAATAGAGAGAAGAACAGGAGCAGAGAGCGGGGAAAGGATAGTGATCGAGACAGGGATCGCTATAGGGATCGAGATCGGAATGAAGATCGTGATCGCGATCGTGAGAGGGATAGAGATGGCGATAGGGAGCGAGATAGAGATCGTGATCGTGATAGGGAACACCGTCGACATCGCAGCAGATCCCGCGAAGATCGCGATCGTCGCAGGCGTCGCTCCAGTTCTCGAGATCGCCACGATCAAAGAAGAAAACGTTCCCGATCTCGCGACAGAGATCGCAGCAGTCGGCATCAACAAGAGCAGGAGAAGATGCCGCCACCGGCGGCTGCAATGTCCGATGATCCTGAGGCGGGCAAAATCTACTCGGGCAAGGTGGCCAACATAGTGCCGTTTGGATGCTTTGTGCAATTATTCGGACTGCGCAAACGCTGGGAGGGATTGGTGCACATTTCGCAGCTACGAGCCGAGGGTCGTGTCACCGACGTCACCGAAGTGGTGGCTCGGAATCAGACTGTCAAAGTAAAAGTCATGTCCTTAACTGGACAAAAGGTATCGCTCTCCATGAAGGAGGTGGATCAGGATAGTGGACGCGATCTGAATCCATTATCACATGCCCCTGAGGAGGATGAAATGTCATTGCGAGATCGCAATCCGGATGGGCCATTCGCCAGCACCTCATCCATACTCAATTTGCAGGGCCAGAACATTGATGGCGATGAACATGAATCGCGCAAGCGGGTGACGCGCATTTCGAGTCCCGAGCGTTGGGAGATCAAGCAAATGATTAGCTCTGGTGTTCTGGATCGCAGTGAAATGCCCGATTTCGATGAAGAGACGGGTTTGCTGCCGaaggatgaggatgatgagGCAGAcattgaaatcgaaattgtGGAAGAGGAGCCGCCCTTCCTCTCAGGCCATGGACGAGCGCTCCACGACTTGTCGCCTGTGCGTATTGTCAAGAACCCCGATGGTTCGCTAGCCCAAGCGGCTATGATGCAGTCTGCGCTCTCCAAGGAGCGTCGCGAACAGAAAATGCTGCAGCGCGAACAGGAAATGGAAGCAGTGCCTAGCAATCTCAACAAGAACTGGATTGATCCGCTACCCGAGGACGACAGCTCACGCCATTTGGCAGCCAACATGCGTGGCATGGGCGCCGCCCCACAGGAGGTGCCCGAGTGGAAAAAGCATGTGATTGGCGGCAAGAAATCCTCATTCGGCAAGAAAACAGATTTGACCCTGGTGGAGCAGCGACAATCGTTACCCATATACAAGCTGCGCGACGATCTCATCAAGGCGGTAACTGACAATCAAATACTGATTGTCATCGGTGAGACGGGCTCCGGCAAAACAACCCAGATTACACAGTATCTGGGTGAATGCGGCTTCACGGCCAGGGGCAAGATTGGCTGCACGCAGCCGCGTCGTGTCGCAGCCATGTCGGTGGCAAAGCGCGTAGCTGAGGAGTACGGTTGTCGTCTTGGGCAGGAGGTGGGATACACGATACGTTTCGAGGATTGCACTAGTCCCGAGACGGTCATCAAGTACATGACAGATGGTATGTTGTTACGCGAGTGTCTCATGGAGGCGGAGCTGAAGACCTACTCGGTCATCATGTTGGACGAGGCTCACGAGCGTACCATACACACGGATGTGCTCTTCGGACTACTGAAGACGGCGGTGCAAAAGCGACCCGAACTCAAGCTGATTGTGACGTCGGCCACATTGGATGCGGTGAAGTTCTCGCAGTACTTCTTTGAGGCGCCCATTTTCACTATACCGGGTCGCACATTTCCGGTGGAGGTGCTGTACACTAAGGAGCCCGAAACCGACTATTTAGATGCCTCGCTGATTACCGTCATGCAAATCCATCTGCGTGAGCCGCCTGGCGATATCCTGTTGTTCCTTACGGGCCAGGAGGAGATCGATACCGCCTGTGAGATCTTGTACGAGCGGATGAAGAGCCTGGGTCCCGATGTACCAGAGCTGATCATCCTGCCTGTGTATTCCGCGCTGCCCTCGGAGATGCAGACACGCATCTTTGATCCGGCGCCAGCTGGCAGTCGCAAAGTTGTGATTGCCACAAATATTGCCGAGACTTCACTCACAATCGATGGTATCTTCTATGTAGTTGATCCGGGATTCGTCAAGCAAAAGGTCTACAACTCTAAGACAGGCATGGACTCCCTGGTGGTCACTCCCATTTCACAGGCAGCCGCCAAGCAGCGAGCTGGTCGTGCTGGACGAACTGGACCTGGAAAGTGCTATCGTCTCTACACGGAGCGTGCGTATCGGGATGAAATGCTCCCAACGCCAGTGCCGGAGATACAGCGCACCAATTTGGCCACGACGGTGCTGCAACTGAAGACAATGGGCATCAATGATTTGCTACATTTTGATTTCATGGATGCGCCGCCCGTGGAGTCATTAGTCATGGCTTTGGAGCAGTTGCATTCGCTATCGGCGCTGGATGATGAGGGTTTGTTGACCCGTCTGGGACGTCGCATGGCCGAATTTCCATTGGAGCCGAATCTGTCCAAGATGCTAATCATGTCGGTAGCCCTACAATGCTCCGATGAGATTCTGACCATTGTCTCCATGCTCAGCGTGCAGAATGTATTCTACAGACCCAAGGATAAGCAGGCGCTGGCCGATCAGAAGAAGGCCAAATTCAACCAAGCGGAAG GTGACCATCTAACGCTGCTTGCTGTTTACAACAGCTGGAAGAACAACAAATTCTCGAATGCCTGGTGCTACGAGAATTTTGTACAGATCCGAACGCTGAAACGGTCGCAGGATGTGCGCAAACAGCTGCTCGGCATCATGGATCGGCACAAGCTGGACGTCGTATCGGCTGGCAAGAATTCAGTGCGCATTCAGAAGGCCATTTGCTCGGGTTTCTTCCGCAATGCTGCCAAGAAAGATCCTCAAGAGGGTTATCGTACTTTGGTTGATTCCCAAGTGGTATACATACATCCATCAAGTGCGCTATTTAACAGGCAGCCGGAGTGGGTTATATATCACGAGCTGGTACAGACAACTAAGGAGTACATGCGTGAGGTAACTACAATCGATCCCAAATGGCTAGTAGAGTTTGCGCCGTCATTCTTCCGCTTCTCGGATCCCACCAAACTCAGCAAGTTCAAGAAGAATCAACGTTTGGAGCCGCTGTACAACAAATATGAGGAGCCCAATGCTTGGCGCATATCGCGAGTACGACGGCGCCGCAATTAA
- the LOC132793782 gene encoding cytochrome c oxidase assembly factor 5, with product MMRYEGNEKLADETACAGVRADLKMCLLESECCRLDKKTPRQCLQDNSVPPECQVLRNTFYECKRSLLDNRQRFRGHKGY from the exons ATGATGCGCTATGAGGGAAACGAGAAGCTAGCAGATGAAACTGCTTGTGCCGGCGTGCGGGCGGATCTAAAAATGTGTCTGCTGGAGAGCGAATGCTGTCGCCTAGACAAGAAGACGCCGCGCCAGTGCCTCCAGGACAACAGTGTTCCTCCAGAGTGCCAGGTTCTGCGCAACACCTTCTACGAGTGCAAGCGTTCCCTG CTGGATAATCGACAACGGTTCCGCGGGCACAAAGGCTATTAA